DNA from Algisphaera agarilytica:
CCCGGCGGAGCGGAACGCGGGTACTACAGCCAGCTCGATTTCCCGTACCTCATCCGCAACGGCGCCTTCCGCACGCACCGCGAAATGCTGCTGGTCAAAGGCATCGATCCCGAGCACTTCTTCGGCGAAGACGGCGACCTCGACGGCGTGCTCGACCGCGCCGAGAACGACGCCGACCAGTCCTGGCCGGAGGACACACCTGACCGTCAACTCGAGCTCGGCCTGGCGGGCTATACGTCCGCCTATTCCTACGAGCTCAACGTCAACCCGCTGGGCACGCCGCGGATCGACCTGAAAAACACCAACCCCGCGGAACTGATCGAAGAGCTGAACTTCACCCGTGAACTCGCCCAAGAGGTCGTGGACAGCGCACGCAACGCCGACAGCTTGTTCGACATCGTGGGGACGCGCGGGGAAGGCAGCATCGAAGACGAGCGGCAGATCGACGAGGTCACCATCGAATGGTTGGCCGACAACTGGGAGTACCTCACGCTCGAAGAAGACGAGCGCCTGCCAGGCAAGATCAACGTAAACACCGCGTCGCGTGAGGTGCTCGAGACCATCCCGGGCATGAACCCGAGCATGGCCGAGGCGATTGTTGATTTCCGCACCGCCCAGGGGACGCTCACCGGCATCGGCCAGCTCTACCGCAACAACGTGCTTCGGCGGCGGCAGTTCGAACGCGTTGCCGATTTCGTCACCGTGCGATCCAACGTTTTCCGCATCGTCAGCGAGGGGCGCGCCCCTTCGGGCACCTCGCACACCGTCGCGGTCATTGTCGACCGCGGCGGGAACCAACCCGTGATTCTTGATTGGCGTCAACCTTGAAATTCCGACGACCCCCTAAATCTCTCGCTGGCCTCGGTGTCTATCGAACCCCTGCGGGATCGACCGCCGCCCACGTGAAGCGGGAAGACGAACACCTGCAGGTCATCGCTTGCGGCACCGACGT
Protein-coding regions in this window:
- a CDS encoding type II secretion system minor pseudopilin, with translation MKRTPAHVQVRPGAILVLVLWLLMIVGLLVLGLSRSARVSASLGYGEVERVQAEWMARAGVEQALAVLADDAIAYDGQIDVWYDDPGLFDSVSLAAGFSFTVTGPAFENTEDAAAPRFGLDDESSRVSINAERPRQLRRLPEIEFAQADAILDWLDNNEAARPGGAERGYYSQLDFPYLIRNGAFRTHREMLLVKGIDPEHFFGEDGDLDGVLDRAENDADQSWPEDTPDRQLELGLAGYTSAYSYELNVNPLGTPRIDLKNTNPAELIEELNFTRELAQEVVDSARNADSLFDIVGTRGEGSIEDERQIDEVTIEWLADNWEYLTLEEDERLPGKINVNTASREVLETIPGMNPSMAEAIVDFRTAQGTLTGIGQLYRNNVLRRRQFERVADFVTVRSNVFRIVSEGRAPSGTSHTVAVIVDRGGNQPVILDWRQP